A single window of Rhizobium indicum DNA harbors:
- a CDS encoding acetate/propionate family kinase — translation MSSTDLLLTFNTGSSTVKIGIFAIDGAEARRIGKGVIDFRAEPLSLGLTKGLQIVEMPLKAEVTEDLHGVIDETFARLADHFDMTATRAAGHRVVHGGDRFTRPIALDAAAIDAVDALTPLAPLHQPQALRFIRALRHLKPHLAQTASFDTAFHATQDDLVRRFAIPRALHDEGIKRYGFHGLSYKFIAGELRRKAPRTAKVVVAHLGSGASLCALDDGISRDCSMGFSTLDGIPMATRPGWLDPGIILHLARQRKQSFEEIEDLLYHRCGLLGVSGISADTRDLLKDGRPEARQAIDLFTLRVAGEIGRMAATLGGLDAIVFTAGIGEHQPEIRAGVAKRLCWLGFAIDEKVNAANDFTISTRESRIAAHVIATDEEQIIAEEALSVLGSG, via the coding sequence ATGTCATCGACCGACCTGCTGCTGACCTTCAACACCGGTTCTTCGACCGTTAAGATCGGCATCTTCGCGATAGATGGCGCCGAGGCACGACGCATCGGCAAGGGCGTGATCGATTTCCGCGCCGAACCGCTGTCGCTCGGCCTGACGAAAGGGCTGCAGATAGTCGAGATGCCGTTGAAGGCCGAGGTGACGGAAGACCTGCACGGCGTCATCGATGAGACCTTCGCGCGTCTCGCCGATCACTTCGACATGACAGCGACGCGTGCTGCCGGCCACCGTGTCGTCCATGGCGGCGACCGCTTCACCAGGCCGATCGCCCTCGACGCCGCCGCAATCGATGCCGTCGATGCGCTGACCCCGCTTGCGCCCCTGCACCAGCCGCAGGCGCTGCGTTTCATCCGCGCCCTCCGGCATCTGAAACCGCATCTTGCCCAGACGGCCTCCTTCGACACGGCTTTTCACGCCACGCAGGACGATCTCGTTCGCCGCTTCGCCATTCCCCGCGCGCTGCATGACGAGGGCATCAAGCGCTACGGCTTCCACGGCCTGTCCTATAAATTCATCGCCGGAGAGCTTCGCCGCAAGGCGCCGCGCACGGCAAAGGTGGTTGTCGCCCATCTCGGCAGCGGCGCCAGCCTCTGTGCGCTGGATGACGGCATCAGCCGCGATTGCAGCATGGGCTTTTCGACGCTCGACGGCATCCCGATGGCGACGCGCCCGGGCTGGCTCGATCCCGGCATCATCCTGCATCTGGCCCGTCAGAGGAAACAATCCTTCGAGGAGATCGAGGACTTGCTCTATCACCGTTGCGGCCTGCTCGGCGTCTCCGGCATCAGCGCCGATACGCGCGACCTGCTGAAGGACGGACGGCCGGAGGCGCGCCAGGCGATCGACCTCTTCACCCTGCGCGTTGCCGGCGAAATCGGCCGCATGGCGGCGACGCTTGGTGGCCTTGACGCCATCGTCTTCACCGCCGGCATCGGCGAGCATCAGCCGGAGATCCGCGCAGGCGTGGCTAAACGGCTATGCTGGCTTGGCTTTGCAATCGACGAAAAGGTCAATGCTGCCAATGACTTTACGATCAGCACCAGGGAAAGCCGCATCGCCGCCCATGTCATCGCCACCGATGAGGAGCAGATCATCGCCGAGGAGGCGCTGTCCGTTCTTGGCAGTGGCTGA
- a CDS encoding inorganic phosphate transporter — MADIAPSQVHSDASHPLHSSNSASKWFLPLFALVLVCGLGYVAYALARDLTTAVAVPWILLGLALLIALGFEFVNGFHDTANAVATVIYTRSMPAEFAVIWSGFFNFLGVLTSSGAVAFGILALLPVELILQVGSGSGLAMVFALLIAAIVWNLGTWSLGLPSSSSHTLVGSIIGVGLANQFLAPAGTATSGVDWSQATNIGLSLLISPLIGFGLSAVLLLVMKLLVRNKALYAEPKGNQPPPLWIRAILIFTCTGVSFAHGSNDGQKGMGLIMLILIGLVPTAFALNRTPDVNYLEAYKSASAQVETALGKYVKPGVTVVDYKAEVSNAVKNKTWTDATTPALQQYIHQTSAEVAGFPTLEAVPTNLVSNVRNDIYLIGEALKLIDKQKLLPMDAGDLSAVTNYHKAVDNATKFIPLWVKVAVAIALGLGTMVGWKRIVVTVGEKIGKTHLTYGQGAAAEVVAMVTIASADHLGLPVSTTHVLSSGVAGTMAANGSGLQWSTVRNMLMAWVLTLPASIAIAFVLFVIMRQVF; from the coding sequence ATGGCCGATATTGCCCCCAGCCAGGTTCATAGCGACGCTTCCCACCCGCTCCACAGTTCGAATTCGGCCAGCAAGTGGTTCTTGCCGCTGTTTGCGCTCGTTCTGGTTTGTGGCCTTGGATATGTCGCCTATGCACTCGCCCGCGACCTGACAACCGCAGTCGCCGTTCCCTGGATTCTCCTAGGCCTTGCGCTGCTCATCGCGCTCGGCTTCGAGTTCGTCAACGGTTTTCATGATACGGCCAATGCCGTCGCCACCGTCATCTACACCCGTTCCATGCCGGCGGAATTCGCCGTCATCTGGTCCGGCTTCTTCAACTTCCTCGGCGTGCTGACCTCAAGCGGCGCCGTCGCCTTTGGCATTCTGGCGCTGCTGCCGGTGGAACTGATCCTGCAGGTCGGATCCGGCTCCGGCCTTGCCATGGTCTTCGCGCTGCTGATTGCCGCGATCGTCTGGAACCTCGGCACCTGGTCTCTCGGCTTGCCGTCGTCGAGCTCGCACACGCTGGTCGGCTCGATCATCGGCGTCGGCCTCGCCAACCAGTTCCTGGCACCGGCAGGCACCGCGACCAGCGGCGTCGACTGGTCGCAGGCAACCAATATCGGCCTGTCGCTTTTGATCTCGCCGCTGATCGGCTTCGGCCTTTCCGCTGTTCTTCTGCTGGTCATGAAACTTCTGGTGCGCAACAAGGCGCTCTATGCAGAGCCGAAAGGCAACCAGCCGCCGCCGCTCTGGATCCGCGCCATCCTGATCTTCACCTGCACCGGCGTCAGCTTCGCCCACGGCTCCAACGACGGCCAGAAGGGCATGGGCCTCATCATGCTCATTCTGATCGGCCTGGTGCCGACGGCTTTCGCGCTGAACCGCACGCCCGATGTCAACTATCTCGAAGCCTACAAGTCGGCATCGGCCCAAGTGGAAACCGCGCTCGGCAAATATGTGAAGCCTGGCGTGACGGTCGTGGACTACAAGGCCGAGGTCAGCAACGCCGTCAAGAACAAGACCTGGACGGATGCGACGACGCCGGCCCTGCAGCAATATATCCACCAGACAAGTGCCGAAGTCGCCGGCTTCCCGACGCTCGAAGCGGTGCCGACCAATCTCGTCAGCAACGTCCGCAACGACATCTACCTGATCGGCGAGGCGCTGAAGTTGATCGACAAGCAGAAGCTGCTGCCAATGGATGCCGGCGACCTCAGCGCGGTGACGAACTACCACAAGGCGGTCGACAACGCGACGAAGTTCATCCCGCTCTGGGTGAAAGTGGCGGTCGCGATCGCGCTCGGCCTCGGCACGATGGTGGGCTGGAAGCGCATCGTCGTCACCGTCGGCGAAAAGATCGGCAAGACGCATCTGACCTATGGTCAGGGCGCGGCAGCTGAAGTCGTGGCGATGGTCACCATCGCTTCGGCCGACCATCTCGGCCTGCCGGTCTCGACCACGCATGTGCTGTCGTCAGGCGTTGCCGGCACCATGGCGGCGAACGGTTCCGGCCTGCAATGGTCGACCGTGCGCAACATGCTGATGGCTTGGGTGCTGACGCTGCCGGCCTCGATCGCGATCGCCTTCGTGCTGTTCGTGATCATGCGCCAGGTTTTTTAA
- a CDS encoding putative bifunctional diguanylate cyclase/phosphodiesterase, with protein MPVFFQSRAGRQCVSIVVSGVTLWLLGTLLQLDDSLVAFMTGFGEYGADKLVLALGIAGAMSFIYSVLRIADLRKEMELRAAAQAKADWTATHDHLTKLPNRYAFERKILSRPIKDDEAEIEEWDHNVTIFSVDLDGFKKVNDLVGHKGGDVLLIEVARRICALGNADCVYRFGGDEFIIVAFALTAQREERFAKLLIQAVTRPIHIDGFAVEVGASVGYDRWAEGAEPLEDAAHRADLAMYEAKSRGPNHYLVFEPSMQDKVTERAALETRLRAAISNKAIKPFYQPLIDLKTGQLCGFEALARWIGDDGVNIPPPVFIDIAEETGMITALFEDLLTQACSDALTWPEHVTLSFNVSPVQMEDKLLTSRILKVLSASRLPPQRLEVEITENALIQDPAIAALILDELHAAGIQIALDDFGTGYSSLAQLARYRFDKIKIDKSFIATYRDDERQEKIVRAMLGLGRSLNIKTTAEGIEEHGQLAFLLQLGCDIGQGYLFGKAMPAAEAGIFISDRNAKLASTG; from the coding sequence ATGCCGGTGTTTTTCCAAAGCAGGGCCGGAAGGCAATGCGTGTCGATCGTGGTGTCTGGAGTGACCCTCTGGCTTCTCGGCACGCTGCTACAGCTCGACGACAGCCTGGTCGCCTTCATGACCGGTTTCGGCGAGTACGGCGCCGACAAGCTCGTTCTTGCGCTCGGCATCGCCGGCGCCATGAGCTTCATCTATTCGGTGCTGCGCATCGCCGACCTGCGCAAGGAAATGGAACTGCGCGCCGCCGCCCAGGCAAAGGCCGATTGGACCGCAACCCACGACCATCTGACCAAGCTGCCGAACCGATACGCCTTCGAGCGCAAGATCCTCTCCCGGCCGATCAAGGACGACGAGGCCGAGATCGAGGAGTGGGACCACAACGTCACCATCTTCTCCGTCGACCTCGACGGCTTCAAGAAGGTCAACGATCTGGTCGGCCACAAGGGCGGCGACGTCCTGTTGATCGAGGTTGCCAGACGCATCTGCGCGCTCGGCAATGCCGATTGCGTCTATCGCTTCGGCGGCGACGAATTCATCATCGTCGCCTTTGCCCTGACGGCGCAGCGCGAGGAGCGTTTTGCCAAGCTGCTGATCCAGGCCGTCACCCGACCGATCCATATCGATGGCTTTGCCGTCGAAGTCGGCGCCAGCGTCGGCTATGACCGCTGGGCCGAAGGAGCCGAGCCGCTCGAAGATGCCGCCCACCGTGCCGACCTCGCCATGTACGAGGCGAAATCACGCGGGCCCAACCACTACCTCGTCTTCGAACCTTCGATGCAGGACAAGGTAACGGAACGCGCCGCGCTGGAAACCAGGCTTCGCGCCGCAATCTCCAACAAGGCGATCAAGCCCTTCTATCAGCCGCTGATCGACCTGAAGACCGGCCAACTCTGCGGCTTCGAGGCCTTAGCGCGTTGGATCGGCGACGACGGCGTCAACATTCCGCCGCCGGTCTTCATCGATATTGCCGAGGAAACCGGCATGATCACCGCATTGTTCGAGGACCTTCTCACCCAGGCCTGCAGCGACGCCCTCACCTGGCCGGAGCATGTGACGTTGTCCTTCAACGTCTCGCCGGTGCAAATGGAAGACAAATTGTTGACGTCGCGCATTCTCAAGGTCCTTTCGGCAAGCCGGCTGCCGCCGCAGCGCCTGGAAGTGGAGATCACCGAAAACGCGCTGATCCAGGATCCCGCCATCGCCGCCCTCATTCTCGACGAGCTGCACGCTGCCGGCATCCAGATCGCGCTCGACGATTTCGGCACGGGCTATTCGAGCCTCGCCCAGCTCGCCCGCTATCGTTTCGACAAGATCAAGATCGACAAAAGCTTCATCGCCACCTATCGCGACGACGAGCGCCAGGAGAAGATCGTCCGCGCCATGCTCGGCCTCGGCAGGAGCCTCAACATCAAGACGACGGCCGAAGGCATCGAGGAGCACGGCCAGCTCGCCTTCCTGCTGCAGCTTGGCTGCGACATCGGCCAGGGCTATCTCTTCGGCAAGGCGATGCCCGCCGCCGAGGCGGGCATCTTCATCAGCGATCGCAATGCCAAATTGGCCTCGACGGGCTGA
- a CDS encoding histidine phosphatase family protein: MNTRLTWICHGATAASRKAMFPLDEPLEDKAVEEAGRMIPPPRADRIATSPALRARQTADALRLEAQIDQALCDCDHGRWAGRSIAAIGTEEPENLIGWMSDPEAAPHGGESLVDLRTRIAGWMDGQAVLGGHVIAISHAAVIRAAIVHVLQAPLSSFWLSDVEPLSVIRMTSNGQRWSLRFQH; encoded by the coding sequence GTGAACACGCGCCTCACCTGGATCTGCCACGGCGCGACGGCAGCAAGCCGCAAGGCCATGTTCCCGCTCGACGAACCGCTGGAGGACAAGGCAGTGGAGGAAGCCGGCAGGATGATCCCCCCGCCCCGCGCCGACCGTATTGCCACGAGCCCCGCCTTGCGCGCCCGTCAGACTGCTGACGCGCTCCGCCTCGAAGCCCAAATAGATCAGGCGCTTTGCGACTGCGACCATGGCCGTTGGGCCGGCAGGTCGATCGCGGCGATCGGGACCGAAGAGCCGGAGAACCTGATTGGCTGGATGAGCGATCCGGAAGCGGCCCCGCATGGCGGTGAGAGCCTTGTTGATCTGCGCACGCGCATCGCCGGTTGGATGGATGGCCAGGCCGTCCTCGGCGGCCACGTGATCGCCATCAGCCATGCGGCCGTCATCCGGGCAGCGATCGTGCATGTGCTTCAGGCGCCACTCTCCTCCTTCTGGCTAAGCGACGTCGAGCCGCTTTCCGTCATCCGCATGACCAGCAACGGACAGCGCTGGTCTCTGCGCTTCCAGCATTAG
- a CDS encoding CbtB domain-containing protein: protein MSDTTFAPVAVPAPIPVGEILPWAIFGGLLMLIVLYFVGTEEGAMALFNGMYVHEFVHDGRHLLGFPCH from the coding sequence ATGTCCGACACCACTTTCGCGCCCGTTGCTGTACCGGCGCCGATCCCCGTAGGAGAGATCCTGCCCTGGGCGATCTTCGGCGGCCTGCTGATGCTCATCGTCCTCTATTTCGTCGGCACCGAAGAGGGCGCGATGGCGCTGTTCAACGGCATGTATGTGCACGAATTCGTGCATGACGGCCGCCATCTCCTCGGCTTTCCCTGCCACTAA
- a CDS encoding CbtA family protein codes for MVGNLLLRGMLAGLIAGILVFAFAHTFGEPMVDAAIAFEEASAQAAGEAAEPEIVSRATQAGLGLFTGVMAYSVAVGGLFALAFAFVHGRFSRLSARGTSAVIAIAAFVAVVLVPSIKYPATPPAVGNPDTIGVRTELFFLMIVVSLAALIAAVALSRRVSERFGPWNGATIAGIAYLVFIGLVLSLLPPINEVPENFSAMVLWGFRTTSLGMHAILWATLGLAFGALAEKRLAVKGGQRGRPATAFH; via the coding sequence ATGGTTGGAAACCTTCTGCTTCGCGGCATGCTCGCGGGCCTGATTGCCGGTATCCTCGTTTTCGCTTTTGCCCATACCTTCGGCGAGCCGATGGTCGATGCGGCGATCGCCTTCGAGGAGGCGAGCGCCCAGGCGGCCGGCGAAGCTGCCGAACCTGAAATCGTCAGCCGCGCCACGCAGGCCGGTCTCGGCCTTTTCACCGGCGTCATGGCCTACAGCGTCGCCGTCGGCGGGCTCTTCGCGCTTGCCTTCGCCTTCGTGCATGGTCGCTTCAGCCGCCTTTCGGCGCGCGGCACCTCGGCCGTCATCGCCATTGCCGCCTTCGTGGCGGTCGTGCTTGTTCCCAGCATCAAATATCCCGCCACTCCGCCGGCGGTCGGCAATCCCGACACGATCGGCGTCAGGACCGAACTGTTCTTCCTGATGATCGTCGTGTCGCTTGCCGCACTCATTGCCGCGGTGGCGCTGTCACGTCGTGTCTCCGAGCGCTTCGGTCCCTGGAACGGCGCGACTATCGCCGGCATCGCCTATCTCGTCTTCATCGGCCTCGTGCTCTCTCTGCTGCCGCCGATCAACGAGGTGCCGGAGAACTTTTCGGCGATGGTGCTCTGGGGCTTCCGCACGACCTCGCTCGGCATGCATGCGATCCTCTGGGCAACGCTCGGCCTCGCCTTCGGGGCGCTGGCGGAAAAGCGGCTTGCCGTTAAGGGCGGGCAACGTGGCCGACCGGCAACGGCATTTCACTGA
- a CDS encoding sulfite oxidase-like oxidoreductase encodes MSDDQTPADSKLTTSKRRWAAEGKFLTGRIGRPEAERLPPGQHLVKNWPVLDLGQQPVISTETWRLEVRGLVETTRTLTWADFQAIEQSTGVSDIHCVTTWSRYDNKWKGVSTRDLLDLAMPKPEAAYVMLTSYDGYTTNLPLADFAAEDAILATAWEGLPLTPEHGGPMRLVVPHLYFWKSAKWLRRIELMPADEAGFWEKNGYHIYGDPWREQRYSDD; translated from the coding sequence ATGAGCGACGACCAGACGCCCGCCGACAGCAAACTCACCACATCCAAGCGCCGCTGGGCGGCAGAGGGCAAGTTCCTGACCGGCCGTATCGGCCGTCCCGAAGCCGAGCGCCTGCCACCCGGCCAGCACCTTGTCAAGAACTGGCCTGTACTCGATCTCGGCCAGCAGCCAGTCATCTCGACCGAGACCTGGCGGCTCGAGGTGCGCGGCCTCGTCGAAACGACGCGCACCCTCACCTGGGCCGACTTCCAGGCGATCGAACAGAGCACGGGGGTGAGCGATATCCACTGCGTCACCACTTGGTCGCGCTACGACAACAAATGGAAGGGCGTTTCGACGCGCGATCTGCTCGACCTCGCTATGCCGAAGCCGGAAGCAGCTTACGTCATGCTGACGAGCTACGACGGCTATACGACGAACCTGCCGCTCGCCGATTTCGCCGCCGAGGACGCGATCCTCGCCACCGCCTGGGAAGGCCTGCCGCTAACGCCGGAGCATGGCGGCCCGATGCGCCTCGTCGTGCCGCATCTCTATTTCTGGAAAAGCGCCAAATGGCTGCGCCGCATCGAGCTGATGCCCGCCGACGAGGCCGGCTTCTGGGAAAAGAACGGCTACCACATCTATGGCGATCCGTGGCGCGAGCAGCGCTATTCCGACGATTGA
- a CDS encoding sensor histidine kinase, giving the protein MVVPLIIFAFFTYGSAIATRAYMEEASAQAGTALRLAVSALSGHLNRYEALPALIADHDDIKELVSAPEDAALRDAANLYLKQINGLLKSSDIYVVKPDGETIAASNYDGPASFVGQNFSYRPYFQDAIEGRQARFYALGTTSLKRGYYFAAPIRTGADIRGVIVFKVDIDMIESSWGGGEYKIFVSDPEGIIFMSGSPEWLYGAILPLTADRVARTEASRRYANARLAALPVRRHHFEQHELMTLAGERGSSEYLVLSHYMPAEDWTVNVLMETSSIRAQARTALAAVFLFLCIAGLAVAVLRQRRARLAERMQMQAEARNELERRVEERTADLARVNSRIEEEIAERRLTEHQLRQTQADLIQAGKLAGLGQMSAALSHEFNQPLAAAKTYTDSASVLIDRGRTEEARDNIRRIGGLIDRMAAISRHLRNFARKPNEKLGPVSLDEAMRDTLEIIAWRLKAADAELLLALGPRPPVVRAGSVRLQQVLVNVISNAADAVEGLDDRRIEVSAFEEAGKVVLTVRDHGPGVPAAIAERIFDPFFTTKGVGKGLGLGLSISYNIIKDFGGSLTAANHPEGGAVFRIELRSAAGLMPEAAE; this is encoded by the coding sequence CTGGTGGTGCCGCTGATCATCTTCGCCTTCTTCACCTATGGGAGCGCGATTGCGACGCGCGCCTATATGGAGGAAGCCTCGGCGCAGGCGGGGACGGCACTGCGCCTTGCCGTTTCGGCACTCAGCGGCCATCTCAACCGCTACGAGGCGCTGCCGGCGCTAATCGCCGATCATGACGACATCAAGGAACTGGTGAGCGCGCCTGAAGATGCGGCGCTGCGCGATGCGGCCAATCTCTATCTCAAGCAGATCAATGGGCTGCTGAAATCCTCCGATATCTATGTGGTCAAGCCAGACGGAGAGACGATCGCGGCCAGCAATTACGATGGGCCTGCAAGCTTCGTCGGACAGAATTTCAGCTACAGGCCCTATTTCCAGGATGCGATCGAAGGCCGGCAGGCACGGTTTTACGCGCTCGGCACCACCTCGCTGAAGCGCGGCTATTATTTTGCCGCACCGATCCGAACCGGCGCGGATATTCGTGGCGTCATCGTCTTCAAGGTCGATATCGACATGATCGAATCCTCCTGGGGCGGCGGCGAATACAAGATTTTCGTCTCCGATCCGGAGGGCATCATCTTCATGTCCGGCAGCCCGGAATGGCTCTACGGCGCGATCCTGCCGCTGACGGCCGACCGCGTCGCCCGCACCGAGGCGTCGCGGCGTTATGCCAATGCCAGGCTGGCGGCGCTGCCGGTGAGGCGTCACCACTTCGAGCAGCATGAGCTGATGACGCTGGCCGGCGAGCGCGGCTCGAGCGAGTATCTGGTGCTCTCGCATTACATGCCGGCCGAGGACTGGACGGTGAACGTGCTGATGGAGACGAGTTCCATCCGTGCCCAGGCACGCACGGCGCTTGCGGCAGTCTTTCTCTTCCTCTGCATCGCCGGGCTCGCGGTCGCGGTCCTGCGCCAGAGGCGGGCGCGGCTTGCCGAGCGCATGCAGATGCAAGCCGAAGCCCGCAACGAACTGGAGCGGCGCGTCGAAGAGCGCACAGCCGATCTTGCCCGCGTCAACAGCCGCATCGAAGAAGAAATCGCCGAACGGCGGCTGACCGAGCACCAGCTCCGACAGACGCAGGCCGATCTGATCCAGGCGGGCAAGCTTGCCGGGCTGGGACAGATGTCGGCTGCCCTTTCGCACGAGTTCAACCAGCCGCTCGCCGCCGCCAAGACCTATACAGACAGCGCCTCCGTTCTCATCGACCGTGGGCGGACGGAGGAGGCGCGGGACAATATCCGGCGTATCGGCGGGCTGATCGACCGTATGGCTGCGATCAGCCGGCACCTGCGCAACTTCGCCCGCAAGCCGAACGAGAAGCTTGGTCCCGTTTCCCTCGACGAGGCGATGCGCGATACGCTCGAGATCATCGCCTGGCGGCTGAAGGCGGCGGATGCCGAGCTGTTGCTCGCTCTCGGGCCGCGTCCGCCGGTGGTGCGCGCCGGTTCAGTGCGTCTCCAGCAGGTGCTGGTGAACGTGATCTCGAATGCGGCCGATGCGGTGGAAGGGCTGGATGATCGGCGCATCGAGGTTTCGGCCTTCGAGGAGGCCGGCAAGGTGGTGCTGACTGTCCGGGACCATGGGCCGGGTGTGCCGGCGGCGATCGCCGAGCGTATCTTCGATCCCTTCTTCACGACGAAGGGCGTCGGCAAGGGGCTCGGCCTCGGGCTTTCGATCTCCTATAACATCATCAAGGATTTCGGCGGCAGCCTTACAGCTGCCAATCATCCCGAAGGGGGCGCGGTGTTCCGCATCGAGCTGCGATCGGCGGCAGGGCTGATGCCGGAGGCAGCGGAATGA
- a CDS encoding sigma-54-dependent transcriptional regulator, giving the protein MNDAKILLVDDEEELRRSTAQALELSGFSVETYSNGDHVLELIGYSFPGVVVSDIRMPGMDGMTLMQKIRELDPEVPVILVTGHGDVQLAVKAMREGAYDFIEKPFTPEMLAGVIRRAMERRGLVLENRLLKAVAGKRDDIEARLPGRTQVMVDLRYRIRAIGASDADTLIVGETGAGKEVVARALHDISARASRPFIAINCAALPANLIESELFGHEVGAFPGAVRPRYGKFEHGRGGTILLDEIGSMPFDLQAKFLRVLQERVISRLGSNEVVALDVRFIATSKVDLEAEVAAGRFRADLFYRLNVATLHVPSLSQRRADVPLLFLQLVREAAARYGRDEMAVPPDVISDIAQRDWPGNVRELRNAADRLVLGLDNGGRQAEEATGLAERVAEFERGVIASALVAHGGSLRPVYESLGISRKTLYEKMQKYGLDKRMLTTES; this is encoded by the coding sequence ATGAACGATGCGAAGATCCTGTTGGTTGACGACGAGGAGGAACTGCGCCGCTCCACGGCGCAGGCGCTGGAGCTCTCCGGCTTCAGTGTCGAGACCTATTCGAACGGCGACCACGTGCTGGAGCTGATCGGCTACAGCTTTCCCGGCGTCGTCGTCAGCGATATCCGCATGCCGGGCATGGACGGCATGACGCTGATGCAAAAGATTCGCGAGCTCGACCCGGAGGTACCAGTCATTCTCGTCACCGGCCACGGCGACGTTCAGCTTGCCGTGAAGGCGATGCGCGAAGGGGCCTATGATTTCATCGAGAAGCCGTTCACGCCGGAGATGCTTGCCGGCGTCATCCGCCGGGCGATGGAGCGGCGCGGCCTCGTGCTCGAAAACCGGCTGCTCAAGGCGGTTGCCGGCAAGCGCGACGATATCGAGGCGCGGCTGCCGGGGCGGACGCAGGTGATGGTGGATCTGCGCTACCGCATCCGGGCGATTGGGGCGAGCGATGCCGATACGCTGATCGTCGGAGAAACCGGTGCCGGCAAGGAGGTGGTGGCGCGGGCGCTCCACGACATCAGCGCCCGGGCGAGCCGGCCGTTCATCGCGATCAATTGTGCCGCATTGCCGGCGAACCTGATCGAGAGCGAGCTTTTCGGCCATGAGGTGGGGGCCTTTCCGGGCGCGGTGAGGCCGCGTTACGGAAAATTCGAACATGGGCGCGGCGGCACGATCCTGCTCGACGAGATCGGCTCCATGCCCTTCGACCTGCAGGCGAAGTTCCTGCGGGTGCTGCAGGAGCGGGTGATCTCCAGGCTCGGTTCGAACGAGGTCGTGGCGCTCGACGTGCGCTTCATCGCGACAAGCAAGGTCGATCTGGAGGCAGAGGTGGCGGCGGGGCGCTTTCGCGCCGACCTCTTCTATCGGCTGAACGTCGCGACGCTGCACGTGCCGTCTTTGTCGCAGCGGCGGGCGGATGTTCCGCTGCTTTTCCTGCAGCTGGTGCGGGAAGCGGCGGCCCGCTACGGCCGCGACGAGATGGCCGTGCCGCCAGATGTGATTTCCGACATTGCTCAGCGCGACTGGCCAGGCAATGTGCGTGAGCTGAGGAATGCCGCCGACCGTCTGGTCCTCGGTCTTGACAATGGCGGGCGGCAAGCCGAGGAGGCGACCGGGCTTGCGGAGCGTGTCGCCGAATTCGAACGCGGGGTCATTGCCAGCGCGCTGGTGGCGCATGGCGGCAGCCTCAGGCCGGTCTATGAGTCGCTCGGCATTTCCCGGAAGACCCTCTACGAAAAGATGCAGAAATACGGTCTCGACAAGCGGATGCTGACCACCGAAAGCTAG